A single region of the Salvia splendens isolate huo1 chromosome 18, SspV2, whole genome shotgun sequence genome encodes:
- the LOC121775893 gene encoding uncharacterized protein LOC121775893 isoform X1 translates to MAAATFRYLVQLHRDVPKAARFYSEGLGFTIDVCTLRWAELHSGPLKLSLLHSPSNCVEQKGYSSLLSFTVTDINSTVTKLMTLGAELDGPIKHEIHGKVAAMKCADGHVLGLYEPA, encoded by the exons ATGGCGGCAGCCACTTTCAGATATTTGGTGCAGCTACACAGAGACGTTCCCAAAGCGGCGAGATTTTATTCGGAGGGCCTTGGCTTCACCATTGATGTCTGCACTCTCCGTTGGGCCGAGCTCCATTCCGGCCCGCTCAAGCTCTCCCTCCTCCATTCTCCCAG CAACTGTGTTGAACAGAAGGGTTATTCGTCGCTCCTATCCTTCACAGTAACAGACATCAATAGTACTGTGACGAAGTTGATGACCTTAGGTGCCGAACTGGATGGCCCAATCAAGCATGAAATCCATGGAAAA GTGGCAGCGATGAAGTGTGCTGATGGGCATGTGTTAGGTCTGTACGAGCCTGCTTAG
- the LOC121776453 gene encoding uncharacterized protein LOC121776453, whose amino-acid sequence MGDCCEDPMTMCRVVCPKPRRVAPLNLNTISRFHIRNDSESNHGADLLGLILRQDYNEAERCGYLASSPPFSFGSPPTRTQNPVVQDADFWVEKLTFDSSSEEQFTNLGKKQAANRSRLQGF is encoded by the exons ATGGGCGATTGCTGTGAAGATCCAATGACAATGTGCCGGGTCGTTTGCCCCAAGCCCCGCCGGGTCGCCCCGCTCAATCTCAACACTATTTCCAGATTTCACATTCG TAATGATTCCGAATCGAATCACGGTGCTGATCTCCTAGGGCTAATCCTTCGCCAG GACTACAATGAAGCAGAGCGATGTGGATATCTAGCATCATCGCCTCCATTTTCGTTTGGATCGCCTCCAACCAGAACTCAAAACCCTGTGGTTCAAGATGCAGATTTCTGGGTTGAAAAGCTGACATTTGATTCATCTTCGGAGGAGCAATTCACAAATTTGGGGAAGAAACAAGCAGCTAATAGATCCAGATTGCAAGGTTTTTGA
- the LOC121775893 gene encoding uncharacterized protein LOC121775893 isoform X2 — MAAATFRYLVQLHRDVPKAARFYSEGLGFTIDVCTLRWAELHSGPLKLSLLHSPSNCVEQKGYSSLLSFTVTDINSTVTKLMTLGAELDGPIKHEIHGKVASDIGGSDEVC, encoded by the exons ATGGCGGCAGCCACTTTCAGATATTTGGTGCAGCTACACAGAGACGTTCCCAAAGCGGCGAGATTTTATTCGGAGGGCCTTGGCTTCACCATTGATGTCTGCACTCTCCGTTGGGCCGAGCTCCATTCCGGCCCGCTCAAGCTCTCCCTCCTCCATTCTCCCAG CAACTGTGTTGAACAGAAGGGTTATTCGTCGCTCCTATCCTTCACAGTAACAGACATCAATAGTACTGTGACGAAGTTGATGACCTTAGGTGCCGAACTGGATGGCCCAATCAAGCATGAAATCCATGGAAAAGTAGCCTCCGATATTG GTGGCAGCGATGAAGTGTGCTGA